The following proteins are co-located in the Megalobrama amblycephala isolate DHTTF-2021 linkage group LG12, ASM1881202v1, whole genome shotgun sequence genome:
- the slc38a5a gene encoding sodium-coupled neutral amino acid transporter 3 codes for MEVQKMSNGHHDLSRDKSTESGFDGLENIKEGDMFLHDKSNGQIQTQFTDFVGKTSFGMSIFNLSNAIMGSGILGLAYAMANTGIILFVILLISIAVLSSYSIHLLLRSAEVVGIRAYEQLGNRAFGTPGKILAACVITVHNIGAMSSYLFIVKIELPRIIEGLFELPDDYPAWFVDGRYLIIIVSVGVILPLAFMKRIGYLGYTSGFSLSCMVFFLISVIYKKFVTGCPVEHSSNGTFLNESIYNSSADRCEAKLITANPQTAFTIPIMAFAFVCHPEVLPIYTELKNPSKKRMQNVANISILAMFVMYLLTAIFGYLTFYANVQSELLEMYSKKDTLMLCVRLAVLVAVTLTVPVVLFPIRRAVQQLLFANEPFSWMRHILIAVCLLFAVNLLVVFVPNIRDIFGFVGATSAPSLIFILPGIFYIYIVPNEQEPLKSRPKIQAMVFVTLGFIFMFMSITFIIVEWVTGKKSMGAH; via the exons ATGGAGGTACAGAAAATGTCAAACGGTCACCATGATCTCAGCCGTGACAAAAGTACGGAGAGCGG ATTTGATGGCCTTGAAAACATAAAAGAGGGTGATATGTTCCTCCACGACAAGAGCAATGGACAGATTCAAACTCAGTTTACAGAT TTCGTAGGAAAGACTTCTTTCGGAATGTCAATTTTCAACCTCAGTAACGCTATTATGGGCAGTGGAATTCTGGGACTGGCTTACGCCATGGCCAACACCGGAATCATCCTTTTTGT AATCCTGTTGATATCCATCGCTGTTCTCTCTTCCTACTCCATCCACCTGCTTCTGAGGAGTGCTGAAGTAGTTG GGATCCGTGCATATGAACAGCTCGGGAACCGTGCATTTGGTACACCTGGGAAAATCTTAGCAGCGTGTGTTATAACAGTGCACAACATTGGAG CAATGTCCTCTTACCTGTTCATTGTGAAGATAGAGTTACCTCGTATTATTGAGGGTCTTTTTGAACTGCCAGATGACTACCC TGCATGGTTCGTTGATGGAAGGTATCTCATCATTATCGTTAGTGTCGGAGTCATTCTTCCCCTGGCATTTATGAAACGAATAG GGTATCTTGGCTACACCAGTGGCTTCTCCCTCAGCTGCATGGTCTTCTTTCTCATATCT GTCATCTATAAGAAGTTTGTCACAGGGTGTCCTGTTGAACACAGCTCTAATGGCACTTTTCTCAATGAAAGCATATACAACTCCAGCGCTGACAGATGTGAAGCTAAACTTATAACTGCCAACCCACAG ACTGCTTTTACCATTCCCATTATGGCGTTTGCTTTTGTGTGTCACCCTGAAGTGTTGCCAATTTACACAGAACTCAAAAA TCCAAGCAAGAAACGCATGCAAAACGTTGCTAATATCTCTATTTTGGCCATGTTCGTCATGTACCTGTTGACTGCCATCTTTGGCTATCTCACCTTCTACG CAAATGTGCAGTCAGAGCTTCTGGAGATGTACAGTAAAAAAGACACTCTGATGCTGTGTGTTCGGCTGGCCGTGCTGGTGGCAGTGACACTGACCGTTCCCGTGGTCCTTTTCCCG ATCCGCCGTGCCGTCCAGCAGCTTCTGTTCGCCAATGAGCCTTTCAGCTGGATGCGTCACATCTTAATCGCCGTGTGCCTCCTTTTTGCCGTCAATCTGCTCGTTGTCTTCGTGCCCAACATTCGTGACATCTTCGGCTTCGTTG GTGCCACATCTGCTCCCAGCTTAATTTTCATTCTGCCTGGAATATTCTACATTTACATCGTCCCCAACGAACAGGAGCCATTGAAATCTCGGCCAAAGATCCAG GCGATGGTGTTTGTGACACTGGGTTTCATCTTCATGTTTATGAGTATTACGTTCATCATAGTAGAGTGGGTCACTGGAAAGAAGTCGATGGGTGCCCACTGA
- the wasa gene encoding wiskott-Aldrich syndrome protein isoform X1, with amino-acid sequence MRRAAKGKGQESAGSSLLSPQENERLEDLLGRRCVVSSGAFNTETRLKSLSSAVVQLLMAVPSDPNRWTPQQSGVVCFVKDSLQRSFFIRLYDIKAGKLVWEQEIYNQLMYQRVKPFFHTFPGDDCQVGLNFADVTEAENFFAVVEDKISQRNNRFEKKQRKGSESRDRGALPLLPRPNGSGTPTSPAMPPMVPSNVQIQNQITPSKSKKEKKEKDKKNKKKSSKLLKGDIGAPSGFTHVSHLGMGSNDLDPDLKKLLSCAGISEADMNDSETSQLIYDVIERSGGMEAVKKAVNEQESTRPPVPSGHRGSLPQVPSGFSSAPPPLPQGRSGPLPPVPGQSSAPPSHRGSLPPTPPRAVASPQTLEGRGGPSSARSASLGPLPPVPGGRTGPLPQPPGVRSAPLPPPPGVRSGGVPPPPLPGERRESLAPIPGKRPGPQMSERRGSSLPPHPTEAAPPPLPPGMRSAPLPPPPRDNRGYLPPPPQSEMPLPPPPSDFFPPPPCESFPPPPPADFADSAPPPCNFKSSFPPQSNSSGFAPPPPPVSAKPSAGGPPPPPPPPPPAAPPPVSFGSNSSSPTGPPPPASSGGEVGRGALLSQIQSGMKLKKVSASSEPPSPALDSGEGIVGALMMVMQKRSKVIHSSDDDDEFDDEEDDDEEWD; translated from the exons ATGAGGCGAGCAGCGAAGGGGAAAGGTCAGGAGAGTGCGGGCAGCTCTCTGCTCAGTCCACAGGAGAATGAGAGGCTGGAGGATCTGCTGGGCAGGAGGTGTGTGGTAAGTTCAGGGGCCTTCAATACAGAGACCAGGCTTAAG TCTCTGTCCTCAGCGGTTGTGCAGTTGCTTATGGCTGTTCCGAGTGACCCGAACCGCTGGACACCTCAGCAATCTGGAGTAGTTTGTTTCGTCAAGGACAGTCTTCAGCGCTCCTTTTTCATCCGTCTCTATGACATCAAG GCAGGGAAGCTGGTCTGGGAACAGGAAATCTATAACCAGTTGATGTACCAAAGAGTCAAGCCTTTTTTTCACACTTTCCCTGGAGAT GATTGTCAAGTGGGGttaaactttgcagatgttacAGAGGCTGAAAATTTCTTTGCTGTAGTGGAGGACAAGATCAGCCAGAGAAATAATCGCTTTG agaaaaagcAGAGAAAAGGATCAGAATCTAGAG ATCGTGGAGCTTTGCCACTGCTTCCTCGACCAAATg GCTCTGGTACTCCTACCTCTCCTGCCATGCCTCCAATGGTACCAAGTAATGTCCAGATCCAGAACCAAATTACCCCTTCCAAatcaaagaaagaaaagaaagaaaaagacaagaaaaataagaaaaaatcaTCCAAACTGTTGAAGGGTGATATTGGAGCACCCAGTGGATTCAC GCATGTCAGTCACCTAGGCATGGGTTCCAACGATTTGGACCCAGACCTGAAGAAACTTCTGTCCTGTGCTGGGATCAGCGAAGCAGATATGAATGATTCGGAAACCTCTCAACTCATCTATGATGTCATTGAGCGTTCAGGTGGAATGGAGGCTGTTAAAAAGGCTGTGAACGAGCAGG AGTCTACTCGCCCTCCTGTTCCTAGTGGACATCGGGGTTCTCTTCCTCAAGTGCCATCCGGGTTCTCCTCAGCTCCACCGCCACTACCTCAAGGGCGTTCGGGGCCTCTACCACCTGTCCCCGGTCAATCCTCTGCTCCACCATCCCATCGAGGTTCCCTTCCACCCACACCTCCAAGAGCAGTAGCATCACCACAAACACTCGAGGGCCGCGGTGGTCCTTCGTCTGCCCGATCTGCATCATTAGGGCCCCTGCCACCTGTTCCCGGTGGGCGAACTGGGCCCTTGCCTCAACCTCCAGGAGTCCGCAGCGCACCCTTACCGCCTCCACCTGGAGTTCGAAGTGGAGGCGTACCCCCGCCACCACTCCCAGGAGAACGTAGGGAGTCTTTAGCACCCATTCCAGGAAAGAGACCTGGACCACAAATGTCTGAAAGGCGAGGTAGTTCCCTGCCGCCCCATCCTACTGAGGCAGCTCCCCCACCACTACCTCCAGGAATGAGGAGTGCACCCTTACCCCCACCTCCAAGAGACAATAGAGGATATTTGCCACCTCCACCGCAATCTGAAATGCCGCTACCTCCTCCCCCATCTGATTTTTTCCCTCCTCCACCTTGTGAATCATTTCCTCCACCTCCACCTGCAGACTTTGCTGATTCTGCGCCTCCACCTTGTAACTTTAAATCCAGCTTTCCTCCCCAAAGCAATTCCTCAGGCTTCGCCCCTCCACCCCCTCCAGTCTCAGCCAAACCCAGTGCAGGAGGTCCACCTCCGCCGCCACCTCCTCCACCTCCTGCTGCTCCTCCTCCAGTGAGTTTTGGAAGCAACTCCTCATCTCCGACTGGTCCACCACCTCCAGCATCCAGCGGTGGGGAAGTAGGTAGAGGAGCATTACTATCCCAGATACAATCCGGAATGAAACTCAAAAAG GTGAGCGCAAGCTCAGAACCCCCTTCACCTGCACTGGATTCAGGAGAGGGAATAGTTGGAGCTCTCATGATGGTGATGCAGAAGAGGAGTaaagtcattcattcatctg ATGATGACGATGAATTTGATGATGAAGAGGACGATGATGAAGAGTGGGATTAA
- the wasa gene encoding neural Wiskott-Aldrich syndrome protein isoform X2: protein MRRAAKGKGQESAGSSLLSPQENERLEDLLGRRCVSLSSAVVQLLMAVPSDPNRWTPQQSGVVCFVKDSLQRSFFIRLYDIKAGKLVWEQEIYNQLMYQRVKPFFHTFPGDDCQVGLNFADVTEAENFFAVVEDKISQRNNRFEKKQRKGSESRDRGALPLLPRPNGSGTPTSPAMPPMVPSNVQIQNQITPSKSKKEKKEKDKKNKKKSSKLLKGDIGAPSGFTHVSHLGMGSNDLDPDLKKLLSCAGISEADMNDSETSQLIYDVIERSGGMEAVKKAVNEQESTRPPVPSGHRGSLPQVPSGFSSAPPPLPQGRSGPLPPVPGQSSAPPSHRGSLPPTPPRAVASPQTLEGRGGPSSARSASLGPLPPVPGGRTGPLPQPPGVRSAPLPPPPGVRSGGVPPPPLPGERRESLAPIPGKRPGPQMSERRGSSLPPHPTEAAPPPLPPGMRSAPLPPPPRDNRGYLPPPPQSEMPLPPPPSDFFPPPPCESFPPPPPADFADSAPPPCNFKSSFPPQSNSSGFAPPPPPVSAKPSAGGPPPPPPPPPPAAPPPVSFGSNSSSPTGPPPPASSGGEVGRGALLSQIQSGMKLKKVSASSEPPSPALDSGEGIVGALMMVMQKRSKVIHSSDDDDEFDDEEDDDEEWD, encoded by the exons ATGAGGCGAGCAGCGAAGGGGAAAGGTCAGGAGAGTGCGGGCAGCTCTCTGCTCAGTCCACAGGAGAATGAGAGGCTGGAGGATCTGCTGGGCAGGAGGTGTGTG TCTCTGTCCTCAGCGGTTGTGCAGTTGCTTATGGCTGTTCCGAGTGACCCGAACCGCTGGACACCTCAGCAATCTGGAGTAGTTTGTTTCGTCAAGGACAGTCTTCAGCGCTCCTTTTTCATCCGTCTCTATGACATCAAG GCAGGGAAGCTGGTCTGGGAACAGGAAATCTATAACCAGTTGATGTACCAAAGAGTCAAGCCTTTTTTTCACACTTTCCCTGGAGAT GATTGTCAAGTGGGGttaaactttgcagatgttacAGAGGCTGAAAATTTCTTTGCTGTAGTGGAGGACAAGATCAGCCAGAGAAATAATCGCTTTG agaaaaagcAGAGAAAAGGATCAGAATCTAGAG ATCGTGGAGCTTTGCCACTGCTTCCTCGACCAAATg GCTCTGGTACTCCTACCTCTCCTGCCATGCCTCCAATGGTACCAAGTAATGTCCAGATCCAGAACCAAATTACCCCTTCCAAatcaaagaaagaaaagaaagaaaaagacaagaaaaataagaaaaaatcaTCCAAACTGTTGAAGGGTGATATTGGAGCACCCAGTGGATTCAC GCATGTCAGTCACCTAGGCATGGGTTCCAACGATTTGGACCCAGACCTGAAGAAACTTCTGTCCTGTGCTGGGATCAGCGAAGCAGATATGAATGATTCGGAAACCTCTCAACTCATCTATGATGTCATTGAGCGTTCAGGTGGAATGGAGGCTGTTAAAAAGGCTGTGAACGAGCAGG AGTCTACTCGCCCTCCTGTTCCTAGTGGACATCGGGGTTCTCTTCCTCAAGTGCCATCCGGGTTCTCCTCAGCTCCACCGCCACTACCTCAAGGGCGTTCGGGGCCTCTACCACCTGTCCCCGGTCAATCCTCTGCTCCACCATCCCATCGAGGTTCCCTTCCACCCACACCTCCAAGAGCAGTAGCATCACCACAAACACTCGAGGGCCGCGGTGGTCCTTCGTCTGCCCGATCTGCATCATTAGGGCCCCTGCCACCTGTTCCCGGTGGGCGAACTGGGCCCTTGCCTCAACCTCCAGGAGTCCGCAGCGCACCCTTACCGCCTCCACCTGGAGTTCGAAGTGGAGGCGTACCCCCGCCACCACTCCCAGGAGAACGTAGGGAGTCTTTAGCACCCATTCCAGGAAAGAGACCTGGACCACAAATGTCTGAAAGGCGAGGTAGTTCCCTGCCGCCCCATCCTACTGAGGCAGCTCCCCCACCACTACCTCCAGGAATGAGGAGTGCACCCTTACCCCCACCTCCAAGAGACAATAGAGGATATTTGCCACCTCCACCGCAATCTGAAATGCCGCTACCTCCTCCCCCATCTGATTTTTTCCCTCCTCCACCTTGTGAATCATTTCCTCCACCTCCACCTGCAGACTTTGCTGATTCTGCGCCTCCACCTTGTAACTTTAAATCCAGCTTTCCTCCCCAAAGCAATTCCTCAGGCTTCGCCCCTCCACCCCCTCCAGTCTCAGCCAAACCCAGTGCAGGAGGTCCACCTCCGCCGCCACCTCCTCCACCTCCTGCTGCTCCTCCTCCAGTGAGTTTTGGAAGCAACTCCTCATCTCCGACTGGTCCACCACCTCCAGCATCCAGCGGTGGGGAAGTAGGTAGAGGAGCATTACTATCCCAGATACAATCCGGAATGAAACTCAAAAAG GTGAGCGCAAGCTCAGAACCCCCTTCACCTGCACTGGATTCAGGAGAGGGAATAGTTGGAGCTCTCATGATGGTGATGCAGAAGAGGAGTaaagtcattcattcatctg ATGATGACGATGAATTTGATGATGAAGAGGACGATGATGAAGAGTGGGATTAA